The genomic segment GTGTGAGATAACATGTCAATTATTGTCTCTGCAGTTATTTGAGCTAGAGTAAGATCTCCTTCAGACATAAACACAGCATGCTCAAGCAATaacagaacatttttttttggACAATACTGAGACAACAAAAGAGGCCCAATATTATGTCCTGCACTAGATGGACCACACATGGTGACCGGATACATAAAAGGCAACAAATGTAAGTTTTTCCATTCTTGATTTTTTAGATGAAGTGCCAAttctaaaatacataaaatcaCATTAGATTGGAATTTACAAGTTCTAAATGAACTTATCATACATACTTTGTGCAATTTGTGAGCAAAAATCAGCCAATCCATTTGATAACAATTCTAGTCCATTCATAGAttcaaaataatcaaactgATTTTCGTTCTTTGCCAAAATAGgttctataatattatagcTCTGCTTCACAAGCTTTGCATAGGATAATAGCTTGTTGTTTAATTTATCCACTAATAAGCTCAGTCTCATGTTCAAGCTACTCGAGACATTCATGAACTCCATTTCACCGAGCATTCTTTGGAACGGCTTCAAACCGAGTTCGGCATCAGTGATAGACCGAAACTCGTTCGACAGTCGAACTACAATATCTCGTAAACAGGTTCCATTAAGTGGTTCCGCGTTTACTTGTTTCCGTAGGGTCTTTCCAAATTGACATTTTGCATTTACGCTCGTACTTCCATCGGCTGAACTATGCACGTTTACAAGCACTGTTACTAGAAATCCTAGCTGTAATATCCTCTTGACAATCATTCTGTCAAgttataaaattcgatatcaCATAGAAAACTAGAATGCACTGTGTGTCGGTGACATCGATACCTTGgaatttacttaaaattgtGGATTGATATTAGTAACCACAGTATTCAAtcaacaataattaattcgagCAAATGAACGTATGAACGACCATCCTGTTTTTCAGCTTACACCTGTTAGCTTGTAACCTGCAAAAATTCGTTATACCGCCATAACGACGCGGCCACCGCAAACAAGGTTGACAAGTGCGCAACTggaaatattactttcttagCCCTATCACTTTCTAAATGAAATCTAACCGATCTGTCCTTAGTGTTATATGAATATATCTTGTGGTTTTAGAAGTCCgggattaattttttcttcaatgTTCTACTTCatgattttcttcgttttcacaCTTCGTATATAAAACCGTACTTGAACCACGAGTAATTTTGGAGAAAATgcactatataatataaatcatatatatttacaatacaaaatgtatataacaaaaatacttattatatgtgtattttgtattacaacttaaattaatgtatcatatgatgtattaatttacatagtataatataatatgtaattaagaaaaaagttgaaattttacacAATAAAAGATTTGAATAATACATCGAAAACAgagttattaaatttgaataaaaattatgatttaaataatacccGTTAATAGTTAATGATCAAAGTTTCAACATTTcaagttttaatataaattttcttcaaatataactataattttatagataccACATCTAAACcctgaaaatttttttttattaaaaatatgtttttaagtatgatatttagaattttgttaatttaaatattagataataGAATTGTTATGGGAattttttttgataaatctGCGTGatattggaaaatgaaatgttcCTGCTTTCACACCAACAGAGTGCTTGACGTAAACGAAAATCATAAACggatttcaattaatatgtTCTACGagtttatgttatttatctttttatcacAAAACTGTCATATTTTTTGATAAGAATGATAacggatgaaagaaaaatcgaaaataaaacataatattgcTAATATCTGATGATAATAgaaaaagtatagaaaattgCGATTTactaaattgtttattatggTAGGTGAtaaggtaaaaataaatattattacgtgttattttttatttgcatgcTTTCCTACGAATTTATGATTACAGTAATTTAAGACAATAATGTAGAGTTATTTCTGTTGTAccagaaagtttctttccCGTATTATGCGTGCTTCTGAGGAAATTAGTTTTTatgtaaacaatataaaaatatttaataaatacaaaattgaataGTTCACAGTAGCCTTATTTATAATCATGGTACTATAATGATCGCAACATTATAATCAAACATTTGTGTTTTATCCATAAATTAGTTGAAGTACATATTTAagtatcataaaatttataaaaaaattattgcataaatgatttatatataacatagataacaatacatatatttaaggCAAATGAGCTGATATGTTTCTTTCTAATACCATCAAATACATTAccctttatatatatatatatatatatataatatatattttactgatATATTACTGAATATTACTGATTACCTAATATTAAACTGATAAGAAGcaaatgtattatatgtatataacatatcatttgacatttttcaaaCAGGTCATAGCAAAAGAATTGAATGATTTTTTCCTTATTCATAATGAGGAATAGACATATTGGACatggatataattaatatagaagATGTGGAAACTGGTGTTCGTCCATCTAAGAACTCTACTTCGATACAGTGTAACTGTATCCACTCAAATTCAGTGTGCTACATTGTAGTAACAATTGCCACCCTGGCACTTTTAGGTGCAATTGTTTTTATCTGCAGAGACTATATTAAAGTGTTGCTTTATTGGATTGAACATCAGAACATATGGATTGTTACTGTAATATTCATTGCATTATTCACAGTGGTCTCATTCCCTATTGTAATCGGTTATTTATTCCTTATCATTGCTAGTGGTTATTTATTTGGCATATTAAGAGGCATTGTCATGGTAGTTTTGTCTGCCAATTTAGGAATAGCTATAGCACATGTTACCCTTAGTGCATTGTCATCTAAATTACCTATTGGAGCTCTTTTACAAAATGATACTGCAAGAGCTATTCTCAGAGTTATATCTGGACCACAAGCTTTCAAGGTTGTATTATTTGCAAGATTAACTCCCATTCCTTTCGGTCTACAAAATACCATTTTTGCGGTATGTACTTtctgattaatatttaacaatatagaTAAAAAACATGTTAAAAACTATTAACaatatacacaaatatttaGGTAAGCAATATGGGTGGTATTCGATACCACATAGCTAGTGCATTAGGTTTACTACCTGCTCAAATCATCAATATTTACCTGGGCAGTAGTTTAAGATCTATGCAAGATGTCCTTGAAGATAGATCAACAGCAGCAACTGGTTACATTGTTTTCTGTTTCcaagtatatttttagtataaaaaaattaagattcaattttttatgatattgaaagtgcaaataatttttccattttacttTCAGATTCTAATAGGTATTTCACTGATGGTATATGTTGTACAAAAAGCACGTAGGGAACTTCAACTGGCATTATTAGAAGCTGATCTTGCCTCAATGGCTGAAACCTCTCATTACCTTCTTGATACATTACCAGACTCTAAAATCGTTCTAACAAATCTGATTgcttaaaaattggaaattttattttttaattaggtgcctacatatttcatatttaacactattttattcattttgttaTGGAGTAGTTAATGAAAGAATGTTTAGTAGATTggagaaattcaatttattattcattaataacaGAGTTATACATGCATCTTTTCCAAATAATATTACTCTGAAAGTACTGAATATTTTGTGATACAAGCAACagtataatgaataattgttttattaaatatactttagTGAGCATTTTTAGACAATAACAAGGGCAAATAGAGTATCAtgttaatattacatttttctatttatttattttttttctctcaaaCAAACAGATTTTGTGCcaaatcttattttttacatatttgaaatCCCCATGTATTGTTGTCTTCacatatttagaaaatttgagTGCATTTACATTTGttgatatacaataatttttatgtaatgttGGCAGCTTTGCATTTACTTTGggtaatatttttacgtaatataaaaAGTCTTCCAAAACAtgtattaatttgaattttacatgAAAGAACATATTGAAAAACTgattagaaagaaaagattatagaagaaaaatgtacaatcAAACAAGTATATGAAACATGGAGATTTTGAAGTATTAAGATCAAAAGCAATAACTTATTTAATTCGTACAAGTTGCTTTACGTACTTTACGTATGTGATTTGAAGTATTTAACTTTCGTAatttacatgtaatatatagaaaactgcatttttcatgaaaataacaGGGAACAttcaaataacatttaaatgcTATATGACGAATTATCAAGCAAATTTGATgcgcattttatttttcgaagaCTGACTGTTTAATAATTGAAGCTGcagataaaaatgttgattACAATTTCTGTCGtccttttattatatatacggATGAACATTACGATTCTTTTCAAAGTGAATTTAAACATCTGCTTTTAATACATACTATAgttttaatttagatatttatcaGCTGCACAGCGTTTGCGAATGTTCACGATAGGTAGATACTCGAACGCGTTAGACAAGTACCCGAGTGTACTTTATTAAAGGACAAATGaaggaaacaaatatttgtatataattattaattttcactgTTCATGCTTATCATAAATGACCATGTACAGAATAAACTTAAACACAATCAATTTGcatgaataaaatgaaagaactaCATATGTTGTACAAATGTaacatacataattatatcaaataaaaggACCTGAATTCACGTATTACATTCGTTTATCCTTTAATCtgcttatatttttcttggtGTATTTCTAATGTTCTCTTAATAACTGCGAAAGTAAAATCTGCATCCATTTTCGTTACACATAAAGGTGGCTTTATTCGCAGCACCTATGTACATTGAACACCATAAATATTCatctattgaattttataaatatttaattatcagtTACCTTACATTTGCATATAACC from the Bombus pyrosoma isolate SC7728 linkage group LG11, ASM1482585v1, whole genome shotgun sequence genome contains:
- the LOC122572929 gene encoding transmembrane protein 64 translates to MDIINIEDVETGVRPSKNSTSIQCNCIHSNSVCYIVVTIATLALLGAIVFICRDYIKVLLYWIEHQNIWIVTVIFIALFTVVSFPIVIGYLFLIIASGYLFGILRGIVMVVLSANLGIAIAHVTLSALSSKLPIGALLQNDTARAILRVISGPQAFKVVLFARLTPIPFGLQNTIFAVSNMGGIRYHIASALGLLPAQIINIYLGSSLRSMQDVLEDRSTAATGYIVFCFQILIGISLMVYVVQKARRELQLALLEADLASMAETSHYLLDTLPDSKIVLTNLIA